CTTACTTCGTGCGGCTTTGGCCTTTGCCATAATTTCATTATCTCTTGTTGCCGCGAACGGACAGAGCGTCCCTTCGACCGCGACCGGCAAAGATCCGGTCATCATCATTCCGGGCATTACTGGCTCCGACCTTATAAATTCGAAAACTGAAAAGACGGTTTGGTTTAGAGCCGGGCGTGCAAAAGACGACGACATACGGCTTCCGATCTCGCCAAATCTAGCGGCCAACCGCGATAGCCTTGTAACCCGTGACATCATTCGGGGCGTTAAGTTGGCCGGGTTCCTGCCCGAGATCGAGATCTATGAGCGATTGATAGATGGGCTCCAAAAGCGTGGCGGTTACCGCGAAGCCAAATGGGATGACCCGGGCGTAGATGGCCACCAGGACACGTTTTATGTTTTTCCATATGATTGGCGCCGCGATAACGTCGAAAGCGCCCGACTGCTGATCAGACAGATCGAGGACCTCAAAAAGAAACTCGGGAAACCCGATCTTAAGTTCAATATCATCGCTCATTCAATGGGCGGCCTCATCTCGCGCTATGCCGCAATGTACGGCAATGCGGACATTCCTCCGGGAATTCCGCGGCCATCTTGGGCCGGGGCGATACATTTCAACAAGATCTTTCTTCTCGGAACGCCGAATGAGGGCTCCATCCTATCGCTCGAGGCTTTGCTGAACGGTCTTTCATACATTCGCGGCGGGGTAAATCTTCCTTTCATTCGTGACATCACGCGGTTCGACGTTTTCACGATACCGTCGATATATCAGCTTCTCCCCCACGAAACCAGCCTGATCGCCTACGACGAAGAACTCAAGCCGATAGCGATCGATATTTACGACCCGGCAACCTGGGACGAATACGACTGGAGTATATGGAAGGACAAGAATTTCAATCGCCGGGTGGATGCGGACGACCGGGAAAGGGCCCGGCCTTACTTTAGAGCGGTACTTAAACGTGCGAAAGACTTTCAAAGGGCGATCAATGCCCGAACTGTCGGGAAAGTGCCGGTCTCGTTCTATTTGATGGGCGCCGACTGCAAGGATACTCAAAATGCGTTAGTGCTCTACCGCGACGAAAAGAAGGACCGTTGGATCACTCAATTCAAACCCACGGCATTCAAACGCTCTGACGGAACGCGGGTCACGGCCGAAGAGCTCAAACCTCTCTTGATCGCAAAGGGTGACGGCGTCGTTTCGCGTCGGTCGCTGGCGGGTGAGACATTCACGAAAAATGGCGGCCCGGCGATCTTGCCGATAGTCTCCGAACTCACACAATGCGAATCGCACAGCAGGCTTGTATCGAGCATTGAGATCCAGGACAAACTGTTCAGCATTTTGACCGAGATCACGGAAAAGTAGTTTCATGGTCTTCAGGATCCGTCACAGATGAAAGGGGCGTTGCGGCTATGATCAAAAACCTCTTGGACAGCGACATCGACCAACCGCAGACGGCACCAGCGGCAGAGAAAAGCTCATCTTCCTCCGAGATCCTGGGTCTATTTGACCCGATTTCGGATAAGAGTGAAACGAGATCAGATTCAAACGAAGATCGCGTACCGTTGAGCATTCACGAGCCGCCATTGCCGTTAGCTGACTACTCGCCGCCATCTGCCGGAGAAACGGTTCGCATGACGGGGCTCGCATGGTCCGCGGGCATTTCGCTCTTCGGATCGATAATATTCCTCTTGATCATCGGTTGGTTTGCCGACCTCCTGCTCGGCTCATCTCCATGGGGCATCGTCGGCGGGATCGTTCTCGGTTCGGTGATCGGGTTCATTCAGTTCTTCAGAATGAACGCCGAGATATTCAAGCGGTCCGAAAATGACGAGAAATGAGCCTGCTCGATAGACCTTACAATCTCGACTGCGTCCTTTGAGTTTTCTCGATTTAACTTGTAGAATTTAGGGTTTGAATGCGCGATGAGAACGAGCCTTTACGCAGCCCTGCTGAGGGTGTGATGCCCGATTCGCACCGGCGAATATTGATCTTGATGGGCACATTAGGCGTCATTGGTTCGATCGCGGGCGGATCTTTTGTGTCACCGTTGTTTGGCGGGGGTGTTTTGATCGGCATTGGCCTTGCCTTTGTCAATTATTACTGGCTCAAGTATTCGCTTAGACGCGTCTTCGAAAATGCAGCCGATGGCGAGAGGCCGAAAGTTTCGGCTATCCGCTATCTTGCGAGATATTTTTCATTGGCGTTGGTTATCGCCGTGATCTTCGCGACGGATCTCGTTCCGATCATTGCGGTCATTCTCGGGCTCGCCGGCTTTGGATTTGCGGTGGTCGCCGAGGGTATTATCAGGATCTTTTGCAGCTTTCTTAACGGGAAGGAAATTTAAGAATGTTCTTATTTGCTGAAGGCGGTCATCATACTCCGCTGATCGTTGAGTTTATAAACCATTATCTGGGCGAACCGGTCCACAATTTTCAGATGGCTTACACAAAGCCGATCTGGGACAAGATATTTTCGAATTTCGGCACCGACGCCGAGACCGTTTTCGGCTCGCCCTACACCGTCGAAAATGCGATTCCTTGGTACACGATAATGTTTGTGATCGCCTGTGTTCTGTCGGTGATCCTTATCGGCATATTTAAGGGCAAGCTTTCTGAGGACGACCCGAAAGCCGGACAAATGACGCTCGAAGCGGGATTCCTCGCAGTAAAGGATCTGATCGTCAGCGTTGTCGGCGAACATGGATTCAAGTACTTCCCGGTCGTTGCCTCGTTTGCGGTGCTGGTCCTGATATCGAACCTGATGGGGACGTTCCCGATGTTTATGTCGCCGACCGCTTCGGTCAATGTGACGTTCGCTCTCGGTATCTCGTCATTTGTTTATTACAACTACCTCGGCATCAGTGAAAACGGCTTTTTGAATCACATCAAACATTTCGCCGGACCGAAATTGCCGCTTTTGATGGCCCTTTTCATTACGCCGCTGATCTTCTCGATCGAGCTTATCAGCAACATGATCCGGCCGATCACGCTGGGCGTTCGCCTATTCGCGAACATGTTTGCGGACGAACAGATCTACTTGCAGATCACTAATCTGTTCCCGCCTTTCACACAAATATTGCTGCCCGCCTTTCTGTTGATAATGGCGGTATTCGTTTCGTTCGTTCAGACGCTCGTATTCACATTGCTTTCGATGATCTATATAAGCGAAGTGACCCATGCGCCGCACGACGAACACCACGATGAGGATGCAGCCGGTCATGGAGAACCGGCCGCGGCTCATGCTTAGGCTTTTGCTCTCTGGGCCACGGCCGAGAGGGCAAGAATGTTGACCCAACAGGCTTTGGACGTTCTTTGACTCGTGTTTTATAGCAGATATGCCCGCACGCAACAGGAGCCTTGACTCCAACGAGAGTAGAAATCAAGGCATACCGGAAGCGAGGCGAAATAATAACCGCAGTCGGGTTTCGAATTGTCCGGACCTGTTGGTCTTCGAATAAATAAAACTGGAGACTATCAAAAAATGAATAAGATCAAATATGTTGTTTTCTCGACGCTTGCAATGGCGCTGATGGCATTGCCGGCAATGGCACAGGGAGCAGCGGACAATGATTCGACGGTCGCATCGTCGAAGGCGCTTGCCGCAGGCCTGGGTTTCGGTATCGCTGCGGGCTTGGCCGCTATCGGTCAGGGGCTTGTCGGTTCGCGTGCCGCTGAAGGTGCTGCCCGCAATCCCGGAGCAGCAAGCACCGTCCAGACGATCATGATCATCGCCCTCGCGCTGATCGAATCGCTGGTACTTTTCGCGTTGGTTATCGTTTTCGCGGTACTTCGCTAATCTGACAGCACAAATTAGGACGCGGGCCGGGTTTTCAAACTCCGGTTCCGCGTTCTCGCTTTTAAGGCGTTTTTGCAAAAATTGCGTTCTGCTTTCGTCTAAGTTTGCAACCTCCGCACTATTTTGACGTTCTAAACACTAATGACCGAGGATCTTTTAGGAAAAAAGATTGCCGACAAATATCGTATCGACGCTTTGATAAAGCGCGGAGCGAATGGCGACCTTTACCAGGCAACTCACCTTTTGATGGACAAACCCGTGGCGATCAAGGTGCTTGCGCTCAGGCCCCCGAATGACAAAGAACCCGCCGTACGGTTCTTTGACGAAGCCAGGGCAGCGGCAAAGATATCTCATCGGAACATTCTCGGATTCAGCGATTTTGGAACCGATGGGCAGGGTTACGCCTATGCGGTTTGCGATGGGCTGGTAACTGAAACGCTGAAATCGATGATCTTAAGGAGCGGACAAACGCAGCCGGAAGATGTGGTCTTGATCGGCCGACAGATCGCTGCCGGACTAGGAGCGATCCATGCCGTAGGGTCGATCCATGGGAATCTTACTGCTGAAAGTGTTTTGATAACCGAAAAAGCCGACGGCGATGTTGAAGCAAAGGTGACCGATATCGGAACGCCGAACGCGATCGCTCGCACCGGTGATGTGCTTGATTCGACCGCTGCCGATTTTGCCTATCTTGCTCCGGAACAATGCGCCGGAGGGGACATGCCCGATGCGCGCGGCGATATCTACGCTTTGGGCGTGATCCTTTACGAAATGCTGACCGGGGTGGTGCCATTTACGGGTGTGAAACCGACCGATGTGATGTTGAAGCACATCGAAGAACCGCCGTCGCCGATGATGGCATTTCGGGGCGATCTGCCGCCGGGAATTGAAACGGTCGTACTGAAGGCGATGTCGAAGTCGCCCGAAATGCGTCAACAGACGGCGGGCGAATTGGCTGATGACCTCGCAAGATCGCTCCAAGGCTCGGCCTCAGCGGCGAGCGGCGCAGCGGCAGACTCAAAGGGCGGTGACTTTTGGAAGACCGCAGCCATGGTCGTCGTCGGCACGGCTTTGCTCGCAAGTGCGTTGATCTACGCGACGTCGGTAAGACAAACCGATCCGACCGCCGCACTGCAGCCTGACGTGAACAGCCTGCCTGTTCAACCGATTAATCCGGCGACCGGTGTCGAAGAACAAGCCCTTGCCGCGATGCCCGGCACTATGTCTGATTCGTTGGGCAATTCGAGCATGCCGGTGCCGCCGGACACGATACCGGGCGGCGATAATTACAATCCCTG
The DNA window shown above is from Chloracidobacterium sp. and carries:
- a CDS encoding AtpZ/AtpI family protein, with the translated sequence MIKNLLDSDIDQPQTAPAAEKSSSSSEILGLFDPISDKSETRSDSNEDRVPLSIHEPPLPLADYSPPSAGETVRMTGLAWSAGISLFGSIIFLLIIGWFADLLLGSSPWGIVGGIVLGSVIGFIQFFRMNAEIFKRSENDEK
- a CDS encoding ATP synthase subunit I, coding for MRDENEPLRSPAEGVMPDSHRRILILMGTLGVIGSIAGGSFVSPLFGGGVLIGIGLAFVNYYWLKYSLRRVFENAADGERPKVSAIRYLARYFSLALVIAVIFATDLVPIIAVILGLAGFGFAVVAEGIIRIFCSFLNGKEI
- the atpB gene encoding F0F1 ATP synthase subunit A, with the translated sequence MFLFAEGGHHTPLIVEFINHYLGEPVHNFQMAYTKPIWDKIFSNFGTDAETVFGSPYTVENAIPWYTIMFVIACVLSVILIGIFKGKLSEDDPKAGQMTLEAGFLAVKDLIVSVVGEHGFKYFPVVASFAVLVLISNLMGTFPMFMSPTASVNVTFALGISSFVYYNYLGISENGFLNHIKHFAGPKLPLLMALFITPLIFSIELISNMIRPITLGVRLFANMFADEQIYLQITNLFPPFTQILLPAFLLIMAVFVSFVQTLVFTLLSMIYISEVTHAPHDEHHDEDAAGHGEPAAAHA
- a CDS encoding ATP synthase F0 subunit C; the protein is MNKIKYVVFSTLAMALMALPAMAQGAADNDSTVASSKALAAGLGFGIAAGLAAIGQGLVGSRAAEGAARNPGAASTVQTIMIIALALIESLVLFALVIVFAVLR
- a CDS encoding protein kinase translates to MTEDLLGKKIADKYRIDALIKRGANGDLYQATHLLMDKPVAIKVLALRPPNDKEPAVRFFDEARAAAKISHRNILGFSDFGTDGQGYAYAVCDGLVTETLKSMILRSGQTQPEDVVLIGRQIAAGLGAIHAVGSIHGNLTAESVLITEKADGDVEAKVTDIGTPNAIARTGDVLDSTAADFAYLAPEQCAGGDMPDARGDIYALGVILYEMLTGVVPFTGVKPTDVMLKHIEEPPSPMMAFRGDLPPGIETVVLKAMSKSPEMRQQTAGELADDLARSLQGSASAASGAAADSKGGDFWKTAAMVVVGTALLASALIYATSVRQTDPTAALQPDVNSLPVQPINPATGVEEQALAAMPGTMSDSLGNSSMPVPPDTIPGGDNYNPWGTGMPPPGAPQYTPPTGQVYTIDPNSPSQFMPPEGGVVLVPVPANTAANVRPTPSPRADTPTNSNTATPAATPTPRTSPTPVRTPAPTRSPAVSPAGNRPDPNGTES